The sequence below is a genomic window from Lolium perenne isolate Kyuss_39 chromosome 7, Kyuss_2.0, whole genome shotgun sequence.
TGAAACCTCCAACTCTATCGGATATTTTTTTTACATAGCCCCGAGTACATCCACCCTCCTCAGCTCTCCTTCCCGCCCTCCACCCATCTCCGCCATCCTCCTTGCCATTCGCCCTTCTCCCAACCCTAGGTGTAGAGATTATCGTCGGCGGAATGGGGCCCAGCGCGGGATGTTCGCATGCTGGAATAGGGCTAGCAGCGGTGGCCTCGCTTCGCCGGCATGTGCCCTGGAAGTCACCTCGCCATCATGTCCCTCACCCGACCTGATATGCCTTCTCTGTCTCTGTCTATTTCTCTTTCTTTGCATCTATTTCGTTTTGAAAACATTAAATTTCATGGTTTGTGCATCCTCCAAACAAGAATTGGAGTTTGGGTACACCTTTAATTCCAACAACAAATTTCAAGCGCAGCCAAACAAAAGAATTTAAATTGGAGCCAATTCATTTCCATCTTAGATTTGGAATTCTCAATCTAATTCAATACATCCAAACATAGCTTGGTACATCGATTTTATTCAAGCTTCCAGGACACGGACTGATAGGTGATAACCTTGGTACAACTCAGATGCAGACTCTGCGCCCGTATTAGGTTCATCATTCAGTTTGCCAGGAATACGTTATACATACAGTACGTCGCCCGGTCAATTTCCGTTGGTTTCCGAGTCCGAAATGAACAAtgtcaaaaacaaaaacaaaaagagtCCGAAATGAACTGCACGGGACAGACAAGGGATCCTCCACAAATAAATACAGCACCCATACGGCGACGACAGCAGCAAGAACCAAGAAAGGATCGATCAATCTCTTTCGTTCCCTTTTGCTACGTCCTGAATTTCGCCCTAGCTCTTCTCGATTCCATCGGCATCGGCATGGCGAAGACGGGAGCGGGCGCCACCGCGGTCGACCGCCGGCGCCGCGCCTATGAGATGCTGGACGCGGCCTACCCCGACCGCGGCTACGCCCTGCGGTGGTGCGAGCAGGCGCGGGAGATGTACAGGGCCGACGGCGACACCAAGGAGGCGCGCCTCCTCCTGCGCAGCGCCCTCCGGTGCGGCAGGGTCACCGACTACGCCTCCGTCTACAAGGCGTGGATCGCCATGGAGCTTCAGGACGGCGACGTCGGCGCCGCCCGGGGCCTCTTCCTCGAGTGGGGCCGCCGCATATACGAGGGCgccgaggacggcggcggcggcgagatcGACTTCTGGTGCAAGTTCATCAACTTCGAGGTCAAGAACGGGGGCGCCGACCGCGCGCGAGACGTCGCTAAGGCGGCCGTGGAGGCCTGCCCTAGCGATCCCACCATCTACGCCAAGAACCTCAAGGTGGAGCTGCTCTTCCGGCACGGCGACCGCGGCGTACTCGCCCGCCATCTCGACAACTTCGCCATGGACGTCGACTGCAAGGACTGGCTGGTGCACTACCAGGTGGGCGCGTCCTCCCACGACGACCATGACCACCACGACTCCAAGGCCAAGcgcctcggcggcggcggcttcttCTTGGGCAGGATGTGCCGCGGCGTCAAGCGGCTCGTGCACCCACATGGCTACCAGCCGCTTCATCAAGCATCCACCCTCTCCGTGTAGATCATTCATCGATCTTGATTCTTGGCTCTAAGGCAGCTTTGTAATTTTCATAGTTTCCAGATCTTGTAATCTCTTGATGTTGACGGTACTCCAGTATGTTTGTTGTATGAATCGAAAAGAGAGGATTACCATTAAGCAAGAATGTTGAAATCTTGAACCCAATGTGTTATCTGTGAGTAATTTAAGACACTGACTTATCTGCTTTATTTATGTTCAATCACATAAAATTCGCGCAAAGCCCAAAAAGCTACTATACATGTTTCGATGCTTTGTAATTTTCATAGTTTACAGATCTTGTAATCTCTTGATGTTGATGGTACTCAGTATGTTTCTTGTACGTATGTGATTTGACATGTTTGGATGCATTGATAGAAGAATGAGTTAAACATATTTAGATGTAAGCGATGGCAGGGATGCATTCAAGCAAATTGCGCCTGCCAAAGCCCAAGCTCGTGCCTTGGATCGAATTGTGTTTAGGAATCTATTAGAGCTAGGGCTCATGGTGTGTGTTGAGGAATCTACTAGAGCTAGGGTTCGCGGTGTCAAAGATAACAGTGTTTCGGTGCTTCCAGATCGATTCACCATGCCACCAACATAATAAACGACGAGGTTTCCTCGCATTGCGCGGGGTAGATCAGATAGTGGTCTCCTTTCCTCATCCGGCGAAATCACATAACTATATGCCAAGGATACCAGTACCATGTAATTGTGTCATTTCTTCGCATATATAACTTGGACTTTACGCTACCTCCCTCTCCAGGCTCTAGCAGCTTTGACGCAGCTTTGACATGAAGCGAACGAGAGTATGAACAGCCAGAATTACAGAGTTCAATTGCTGTTTTTCAGCCACATTTATTCCAGATTTGCTTACAAACATCAATTTACAGGATCTGCAAACATTCACACAGCATAAAATGAGATGCGATTCAGTTTACGCACTTATGTACAATTACAGTCCCACAATTTAACACGATGGTGTTAAGAGGTTACAATGAGCCATTTATATGTGAGTATCATATTTTTTTTGCTAGTTCAAAGAAAACATGCTGCAAATCAAATAGGAAACTCAGCACCAGTCCTTGAACTGCCTTGAACGCACCATGCCTCTCCAGGAATTTGGCATTGTCTGTCTCCTTGTAAGCATACTTCCTTTATTTCCATCTACAAGTCTGTCCTCATCTGTACTGTCAAGTGTCTGTAAGGGGGAATGTGCTTGGTAgatgaaaaaaaaaacatgttTCTATTCTTCTCAGTATTCACTCTGATTCTGTTGTATGCAAAACACATGGTTCTACACAATAATCAATCTGTCTTCTGCATCAGAACTATCTTCTTAAGTCACTATGCCCAGCCCAGTAAGGTTTCTTAGTTTGAAAGTGAAAATGTATATTTTACTGAGATATGTGGCAAATGAAAAACAAATAAACGTTCTTGCATATTACCAAAATCTCATTATACATGCTCAGCAGACAATGCTTCCGAAGAATCTGAGCTAAGAAGCCTTTCTGCTTCATCATTAGCCTCAGCTTGTATGCGCCATTGCTACAATGATTTCAGAACCAAATGTTAGTTCCTTATAAACAGTGTTATGGTCAATAAAAATTTGGGAAGAAAGTATTTCTCACCTCTTCAAGACTATCAATCTCCATTAACTGTTGAATTTGTTCTGATATCCTTTCCTGAAACCATGATGCTGATAATTAGCTATCTGCCAGGAATATATAAGAAAACAAACGCAATGGTACTTTAGGTATATACTATATGCATTGATAGGATGGATTAAACTACTTACTGCACCAGTAGCTGCTTCAGCAACGAGAACATCAGAGTCCATCTCAACTTCAATTTCAATCATAGAACATAACTGCAATAGCATATTTAACATTTTATTTCTGCTAGATTAAACGTGAAATGTATGTAGATTTATGCACAATTTCTTGTATTACTTTCGCATAACTTTCCATCAGCTCAATCTTTGCCAACAGCGTACTTTCCAAGCTTTTTCGTACATTCTTCAGTCTACCACGTCGAGCACTGAAATTAGTTTGTACAACGCTTAATTCTCATAGTAAAATACTGCAGTAGAACAGGAAATATTCTAATAAAAGAGTGTTTTTAAGTAGGCTAAACTACTACGATAGATGAACATGTTAGATCATGGATCTTTTGTAAGAATTACCGATATGATGGTTCGCCTACTGCTAATATCTTGTTCTCCAACTGACACattcttgcaagcatccacacctTCGATGAAATAACTCTGAACACTATGCTTTCCAAAGTTTTATGCTTAGCAGAAAATATACTGGTTACATAGATTAAAGAGACAAACCTCTTTTTCAGTAAGCTGTTTCAGATCCGTAAGACGACTCTGAAGCATGTCATACTGAGACAAGAGTTTCTGCCGTACAGCGACTATGTCTACTGCCTTTTGGGGAAGCTGGACAAACACAAGACTTAAATCATGCAGAACAGATAATACACTTCATAGTTTCTAACTTCAGACTGTAAGTCACGATGTTGATGTTAATCACCAGAAGAAGACTTTCAAGCTGATTGTGCGATTAAGATTTTTGGATAAAATATTTGAAAATATAGTGGAACAAGACTTAAAATGGGTGTTGTCCAACAGTAATATTAGCCAAATGAGTAGTAGTGTCGCTGTCAACAAGCAATGGCAAGATTGGGTGGAGCTAATCCAACAACAAAGCAAGATGGAACAGGCTAATATTAATAAGTAACATACTTATTGCCAATACACGAGTCTAGCGCTTTACCTACCTGCTTACAATGTTCGCACTTTGTTTCATTTCCTTAATGAAAAAACTTTGAGGATGTTTATGCTACATGGAATCAAAATATACCTTTCGAGTCTCTGGCAGGATCACTTGATTGAGAGTTGTTCCTACAGCAGCTGATGCAATGGCAGTTGCTGTAATTAGTCTAGGGAGACTTGGATCAATGAATGCAGAAACAGCATCTCCAGAAGCAAGCAAAGCAAGAGCACCGACAAATAGATACGGAGTAAGAACAAATGGTCCCACATTCTTCGATGGCGGCCTTAGTAGCTTTGAGACCTGTCCACTGACGTGGTTAGTGAGGCACATGGGTTCTCCTGGACTAAACCCTTTTGAGCGTGCCGCGATCTTGAGGGGACCCATTTCACGATAAACATTAGCTGGGGCGGCCAAGGAAATGGTCACTCTTTCTCCTCCTTGAGCAGGAAGTTCCACAGTCTTGGTAGCAAATCTATGCGTGCGGGCTGTTCCTGAGGGTGTGCGGATCTACAACACAGATGACGCAAGAACATATAAGTAATAAAAGTAAGTTCTACTACGCAAAAAGATATTAGAAAAAATTGTACTATGCATTTTTGGAAAGGGAACCTACCACAATAGAGTGAACAGCAGCTGGAAGATCATCTTTCATCACATTTATGAACTGCAACGCCTTCTCAAAAGCTGAAGTGTCCATGCTGCGTTCGGCAGGAGGAGATCCTTAGAAAAGTAATATTAGAAGCAACATCATGTACAGTACAGCAGGAAAAGTGAAACAAGTAACTAAAAAATAGTATTGTGAGGTAACAATAAATTAACACAACTGCTCGAGTACTCAGAGGATGAATAGTCATTGAAAGGGCGGAAGCGAAGAGTTACATTTAAGAACAAAATGCAGTTATCATATTTAATTTTGGTGTCCGGAAGTTTTGGCGTCCTGGAAAGTGGACATTTGCGCCCGGCAACGAAATTCATAGAGCAATATAGATTCGCCTATCGTGCCATCCTCAAGGCATGAAAAAGTATCAGTTAGACCATGAATGGATCATACTGATTAACCTTAAAATTTTCAATGACTCATTATGATATAAATCCTAATTAACATATCGAGTATTTCTGAAGTTCTAACACAAGTTAGACTTAGCCTTCTCAACTACAGAAAAAGACACCTGTTTTATTAGAATGTTGCTGCCGGAGGTACTTATTATTTACTACTAAAAAATAGTGATCATAATCATAGCTAAATATACAAAAAAGTTATAATAATCAACAATAAATTCCAAGAGATAGCTGAGAGAATAAATCATGTCTCACACTCACTAACCTCACTTCTTCAGATTCGATGTTTGTAATGTCTCCAGAAAGTAGTTCATATTGGTACCGGCACTTCGAACATGAAACCACCTGAAGAGCATCCGAATAAAAATACTAAACTAAATTTTCATTCTAAGCTTCCAAATAAAAATAATGAAAGTTTTCTTGTTCATGCTGTCATCTCTCAGCGTGGCTAGGCATAAAAGAAGGAACACATTTGTTTTCCTTTTTCACAATGATCATCCCTATAAAATTGAATTTGATCTGTGTCAGGATATTAAACACTTTACTAAAGCTGTCAATTGACTATGCGCCAGTGAGGGACAGAACTACAAAACAAGACTACAGTTATTGCTATTTGCATGCGGATCTAGAAGCATTTATATTCCTAGAACTTTTATTTTTGTTCCCCTACCTAATTCTGGATGCGACACGTTGATTCATGTGCTAATAATATATAACAGCTACCTAGGCCACACTGTTTTCCATCTTATTGTTCTAAGTGACCTATAGGTCTCTTACATATCATGACATATCCAAGTTGTGGATATTTTTACAGAAGATCGTGTTGTGCAAGCTAACAAGTAGAATTCATTTATTCAACGAGATGTAACGCAAGATAGTTTTACTGCATCAAACCTGTGTTCCATGCTGAGGCTGAGCAACAGCAATTGCCACCATACAGGTTGGACAGCAAACAGTtatcccaaaccggacctgaagtAAGTAAAATGCATTATTCTAAAGATATTTCCATGCACGATGGTATCCACATGTTAATATAGGATATTCTAATTCCGAAAGTAAGATGGGGC
It includes:
- the LOC127313574 gene encoding uncharacterized protein isoform X1 gives rise to the protein MALALLSPPLHHPLRPLNPPPLACTTASSTGFSFFFPPAPRWRASSAAAGDGPGPSEAAGDTPLDADLLRRVSAAADADQALDIVAESLGGAGSGPKSSLDASDCNAIVAAALDRGNVDLALSVFEAMRSGLARVGRWSWARPDVRTYALLVQRLAAALRVSDAIRIVGYVSRAGASSAEEVRFGITVCCPTCMVAIAVAQPQHGTQVVSCSKCRYQYELLSGDITNIESEEVSMDTSAFEKALQFINVMKDDLPAAVHSIVIRTPSGTARTHRFATKTVELPAQGGERVTISLAAPANVYREMGPLKIAARSKGFSPGEPMCLTNHVSGQVSKLLRPPSKNVGPFVLTPYLFVGALALLASGDAVSAFIDPSLPRLITATAIASAAVGTTLNQVILPETRKLPQKAVDIVAVRQKLLSQYDMLQSRLTDLKQLTEKEVWMLARMCQLENKILAVGEPSYRARRGRLKNVRKSLESTLLAKIELMESYAKLCSMIEIEVEMDSDVLVAEAATGAERISEQIQQLMEIDSLEEQWRIQAEANDEAERLLSSDSSEALSAEHV
- the LOC127313574 gene encoding uncharacterized protein isoform X2 yields the protein MALALLSPPLHHPLRPLNPPPLACTTASSTGFSFFFPPAPRWRASSAAAGDGPGPSEAAGDTPLDADLLRRVSAAADADQALDIVAESLGGAGSGPKSSLDASDCNAIVAAALDRGNVDLALSVFEAMRSGLARVGRWSWARPDVRTYALLVQRLAAALRVSDAIRIVGYVSRAGASSAEEVRFGITVCCPTCMVAIAVAQPQHGTQVVSCSKCRYQYELLSGDITNIESEEVSMDTSAFEKALQFINVMKDDLPAAVHSIVIRTPSGTARTHRFATKTVELPAQGGERVTISLAAPANVYREMGPLKIAARSKGFSPGEPMCLTNHVSGQVSKLLRPPSKNVGPFVLTPYLFVGALALLASGDAVSAFIDPSLPRLITATAIASAAVGTTLNQVILPETRKLCSMIEIEVEMDSDVLVAEAATGAERISEQIQQLMEIDSLEEQWRIQAEANDEAERLLSSDSSEALSAEHV